A single region of the Selenomonas sp. oral taxon 920 genome encodes:
- a CDS encoding acylphosphatase — MRSVCLPLRLWTLVLLVFAGWGLSAPAYAAASSRVEETAAIVIGDQTIPSIVRARMERTVAAIAAERMEGREVAAISAAEEAEIIGAVFDRLLVGYTVTETLVRPAQHTEVEIHLAPWADTIQDVRVQIAVEGMPPAVEEIVRADMAGVGAVFSDALVGLPIAATDWAAGALKRSLTAYMEAHLPEFRADYDLDVGSAATVQLTVYPRLPVVRTVDLSMRSDTIPNVTLLSQRSAMEGAVNRLVGVPVAFVARHRSVFEQQLAADLDGAGGFRRLHLTSRVTITPGERMAVMSRTDTTRYRLRLTGWMDVGHSADDRNGARRDLRVRLHAGQMMSARDELYVETDAAPEDVRFDWRVGYARAILPRLTGELRYDLRADQLSLVGNYELHPRWLLRYERWTNTDAWEWELRYRLHDFLSIAGLVDRHDAWLRLIGNF; from the coding sequence ATGAGATCGGTCTGCCTGCCTTTGCGTTTGTGGACGCTCGTTCTTCTCGTATTTGCAGGATGGGGGCTTTCTGCCCCCGCATACGCCGCAGCGTCCTCCCGCGTGGAGGAGACTGCGGCGATTGTCATAGGTGACCAAACCATTCCATCCATTGTGCGTGCCCGCATGGAACGCACGGTTGCGGCAATTGCGGCAGAACGCATGGAGGGACGTGAAGTGGCGGCGATCTCTGCGGCGGAGGAGGCGGAGATCATCGGTGCGGTTTTTGATCGTCTGCTCGTCGGATATACGGTGACGGAAACCCTCGTGCGCCCTGCACAGCACACAGAGGTGGAGATCCATCTCGCGCCGTGGGCGGATACGATTCAAGATGTCCGTGTTCAAATTGCCGTCGAGGGTATGCCGCCCGCCGTGGAGGAAATCGTACGTGCCGACATGGCGGGCGTTGGAGCCGTCTTCTCAGATGCACTCGTGGGTCTGCCCATTGCGGCAACGGACTGGGCGGCGGGTGCGCTGAAACGCAGCCTGACCGCGTACATGGAGGCCCATCTGCCGGAGTTCCGTGCGGACTATGACCTCGACGTGGGATCTGCGGCGACAGTACAGCTCACGGTCTATCCGCGCCTGCCCGTTGTGCGTACAGTTGATCTCTCGATGCGCTCGGACACGATTCCAAACGTGACCCTGCTCTCGCAGCGGTCGGCGATGGAGGGGGCGGTGAATCGCCTCGTCGGAGTGCCTGTCGCCTTTGTTGCGCGGCACCGCTCCGTGTTTGAGCAGCAGCTTGCGGCTGATCTGGACGGAGCGGGCGGCTTTCGCCGTCTGCACCTCACCTCGCGTGTGACAATCACACCGGGGGAACGAATGGCAGTCATGAGCCGGACGGATACGACGCGCTACCGTCTGCGTCTCACGGGATGGATGGATGTGGGGCATAGTGCAGATGACCGCAATGGGGCACGGCGCGACCTGCGCGTACGCCTGCATGCGGGACAGATGATGAGCGCGCGTGATGAACTCTATGTGGAGACGGACGCGGCACCCGAGGATGTACGCTTTGACTGGCGTGTGGGCTATGCGCGTGCAATTCTGCCGCGCCTGACGGGGGAGCTGCGCTATGATCTGCGTGCGGATCAGCTGTCCCTTGTGGGGAATTACGAGCTTCATCCGCGTTGGCTCCTGCGCTATGAGCGGTGGACGAACACGGATGCGTGGGAGTGGGAGCTGCGCTACAGACTGCACGATTTTCTGAGCATTGCGGGGCTTGTGGACAGGCATGATGCCTGGCTGCGCCTGATTGGAAATTTCTAG
- a CDS encoding BamA/OMP85 family outer membrane protein — protein sequence MNSKKYQRLTLAVALGVGVSAAALPHGFAAEETAAESSAPAEMTATDANAETMETSSAPVLSNPAGANVSAPGDTVAADAPALTATPAAATSDERAAAWAAKRPAEDEISNYLAAQVGKTIVEINFNGATEATEKTARAALAMHVGDAVSEEGLVKDRDAIYATGYFYDLYPTFEQVPEGVVLTYQVLENPELKEVKIEGNTVESTETLMGLITLKNGELLNSRVLQQNVQAIQEKYRADGYILAKITDLNIAQDGTLTIKISEGVLEGYKVKGNKKTKEHVILREMRQKTGEPFNANMARRSMQRVYNLGFFEDVNVKMNPGVEPNAVIMEIDVKEKRTGSFGIGAGYSSSDGMVGMVSVSDTNFRGMGDTISITYEMSGDDTDARGYTFMYRRPWLDKKETAGTLRVYNRTYEYDDYDADGHHKESFMRKYSGGEFTLSRPMSEYSTNFLTLRNRKDKYVKHTESGNAGNRSGNTSWLKDNFGTTRSITFEHVTDTRDNIYEPTMGSRASLSAEFAGFGGDFSYQKYMLGDTHYFKAGRSQVFLVRGQYGISRGSISEYSQFRVGGQDTVRGYREDQFRGTRMALASVEYRFPIVSKVTGAVFADYGGAWMSGFMPEDMHASIGVGLGLNTPIGPLRLDYGRGSQGGRVHFRVGGTF from the coding sequence CCGGCGGGAGCAAATGTGAGTGCGCCTGGGGATACAGTCGCTGCAGACGCACCTGCACTGACGGCGACACCCGCTGCCGCAACCTCAGATGAGCGTGCTGCCGCGTGGGCGGCAAAGCGTCCGGCAGAGGATGAGATCTCCAATTATCTTGCGGCACAGGTCGGAAAGACGATCGTGGAGATCAACTTCAATGGTGCGACGGAGGCGACAGAAAAGACAGCGCGCGCGGCGCTTGCCATGCATGTCGGGGATGCCGTGTCCGAGGAGGGGCTCGTGAAGGATCGTGACGCGATCTACGCGACGGGCTATTTCTATGATCTCTATCCGACCTTTGAGCAGGTGCCTGAGGGCGTTGTTCTGACCTATCAGGTGCTCGAGAATCCGGAGCTCAAGGAAGTGAAGATCGAGGGCAATACAGTCGAGTCAACCGAGACGCTGATGGGTCTGATCACGCTAAAAAATGGCGAGCTGCTGAATTCCCGTGTACTGCAGCAGAATGTGCAGGCGATTCAGGAGAAGTACCGTGCGGATGGCTACATCCTCGCGAAGATTACAGATCTGAATATCGCGCAGGACGGTACGCTCACGATCAAGATCAGTGAGGGCGTACTCGAAGGCTATAAAGTCAAGGGCAACAAGAAGACAAAGGAGCACGTCATTCTCCGCGAAATGCGCCAGAAGACGGGCGAGCCGTTCAATGCGAATATGGCACGCCGCAGTATGCAGCGCGTCTACAATCTCGGCTTCTTTGAAGATGTCAACGTCAAGATGAATCCGGGTGTCGAGCCGAATGCCGTCATCATGGAGATCGATGTCAAGGAGAAGCGTACGGGTTCGTTCGGCATTGGTGCAGGGTACTCCAGCTCAGACGGCATGGTCGGAATGGTAAGCGTCAGCGACACGAATTTCCGCGGCATGGGCGATACGATCAGCATCACCTATGAGATGAGCGGCGACGATACGGATGCGCGCGGCTACACGTTCATGTATCGCCGTCCGTGGCTCGACAAGAAGGAGACGGCAGGGACGCTGCGCGTCTACAACCGCACATACGAGTACGATGATTACGATGCAGACGGACACCACAAGGAGTCGTTCATGCGTAAGTACTCCGGCGGTGAGTTTACCCTGAGCCGCCCGATGAGCGAGTATTCGACGAACTTCCTCACGCTGCGCAACCGCAAGGATAAATATGTCAAGCACACAGAGTCGGGCAATGCGGGCAACCGAAGCGGCAATACGTCGTGGCTCAAGGATAATTTCGGCACGACGCGCAGCATTACGTTCGAGCATGTGACGGATACGCGCGACAATATCTATGAGCCGACGATGGGCTCACGTGCCTCGCTCTCGGCGGAGTTTGCCGGATTCGGCGGGGATTTCAGCTACCAGAAGTATATGCTGGGGGACACGCACTATTTCAAAGCAGGGCGCTCGCAGGTGTTCCTCGTGCGCGGGCAGTACGGCATCAGCAGAGGTTCGATCTCCGAGTACAGTCAGTTCCGCGTGGGCGGGCAGGATACAGTGCGCGGCTACCGCGAGGATCAGTTCCGCGGGACGCGCATGGCACTCGCCTCAGTCGAGTATCGCTTCCCGATTGTGTCCAAGGTGACGGGAGCGGTCTTTGCAGACTATGGCGGGGCGTGGATGAGCGGCTTTATGCCGGAGGATATGCACGCAAGCATCGGTGTTGGGCTTGGCCTCAACACGCCGATCGGACCGCTGCGTCTTGACTACGGGCGCGGTTCGCAGGGCGGCCGCGTACACTTCCGCGTCGGCGGCACATTCTGA